A single region of the Nostoc sp. MS1 genome encodes:
- the mobV gene encoding MobV family relaxase: MAYAIARLKKLKRGNISGSASHTARERETPNADPTQKNIRFIGSLDPDERLEDLVLAKIAENEQRRKIRTDGVYCVELLLSASPSYFRPDCPTSAGYYEPQKLDDWVEATHQWLADEYGDRIVRAELHLDEATPHIHAYFVPIDDEGQLRCNHFFDGRQKIHAFQDSYYDTMRLIGLERGIKGSKAQHQDIKDFYRIVEEGRDLEVDQLSVEHLKAKASDRERANQRKQEMEATAKALALENERLRQRIEQLQQDNQQLRLLTEWSTDLALDDVAWELGLWRKGNEWVGRNHIINIDGSKFSDLGNGSALVGNGALDLVKQVNKCDQTTAIAWLGERFGEAGAQRAAIAHAQKVAANIIQTQSAPQFTPPVEDKTNWPAVERYLTQQRGIPSDCVQMLHNQGLVYADSKANAVFVMRDLDGNTKGAFLQGTVNTFSGYEMGTHRRSCSFYFSLGGKATDKSSQAVLCSSPIDAISLFVLEYHVQGIPDNRTLYMAADDTSSLPVERLRHVPHVQVAFIQPNMARTVKKLLPQSKLLKCETVDWNTQLVNFSRQLQQRRLQQNNQELEL, translated from the coding sequence ATGGCATACGCGATCGCCCGATTAAAAAAATTAAAGCGGGGCAACATATCAGGGAGTGCATCTCACACCGCACGAGAACGTGAAACTCCTAACGCAGATCCCACCCAAAAAAATATTAGGTTCATCGGTAGCCTTGACCCGGATGAGCGATTAGAGGATTTAGTACTAGCTAAAATTGCCGAAAATGAGCAGAGGCGAAAAATTCGCACTGATGGGGTCTACTGCGTGGAGTTATTGCTAAGTGCCTCCCCCAGTTATTTCCGTCCCGACTGCCCAACCAGTGCAGGTTACTATGAACCACAAAAGTTAGATGATTGGGTAGAAGCGACTCACCAGTGGTTAGCCGATGAATATGGCGATCGCATTGTCAGGGCAGAATTACACCTGGATGAAGCTACACCCCATATTCATGCTTACTTTGTGCCGATTGATGATGAGGGGCAACTGCGCTGTAATCATTTCTTTGACGGCAGGCAGAAAATTCATGCGTTTCAGGATTCGTACTATGACACGATGCGCCTGATTGGACTGGAGCGCGGCATCAAGGGCAGCAAAGCCCAGCACCAGGACATCAAGGATTTTTACCGCATTGTGGAGGAAGGGCGAGACTTAGAAGTTGATCAACTGAGTGTAGAGCATCTTAAAGCTAAAGCATCTGACAGGGAAAGAGCCAATCAGCGTAAACAAGAAATGGAAGCTACAGCCAAAGCCTTAGCCCTTGAAAATGAGCGATTACGACAAAGGATTGAGCAATTACAGCAAGACAATCAACAATTACGACTCCTTACCGAGTGGTCAACTGATTTAGCTTTGGATGATGTTGCTTGGGAGTTGGGACTGTGGCGTAAAGGTAATGAATGGGTAGGACGAAACCACATCATTAATATAGATGGCTCCAAATTTAGCGACCTTGGCAATGGTTCAGCATTAGTTGGTAATGGGGCGCTTGATTTGGTGAAACAAGTTAATAAATGTGACCAAACAACTGCGATCGCATGGTTAGGGGAGCGATTTGGTGAAGCTGGGGCGCAACGGGCAGCGATCGCTCACGCTCAAAAAGTGGCGGCTAACATTATCCAGACTCAAAGCGCACCCCAATTCACCCCACCCGTTGAGGATAAAACTAACTGGCCTGCCGTTGAACGTTACCTCACCCAACAACGGGGCATCCCCTCTGATTGTGTGCAAATGCTTCACAACCAAGGGCTAGTTTATGCCGACTCAAAAGCAAATGCCGTGTTTGTGATGCGGGATCTGGACGGAAATACCAAAGGGGCATTTTTGCAAGGGACAGTTAATACATTCTCTGGTTATGAGATGGGAACCCATCGTCGCTCTTGTTCGTTTTACTTTTCTTTAGGAGGCAAAGCAACTGATAAAAGCTCTCAAGCAGTGCTGTGTTCTTCTCCCATTGATGCTATTTCACTGTTTGTACTGGAATATCACGTTCAAGGAATACCAGACAACAGAACACTTTACATGGCAGCAGACGACACCTCAAGTTTACCTGTTGAACGATTACGTCATGTTCCTCATGTACAAGTAGCTTTTATTCAACCAAATATGGCACGGACTGTTAAAAAGCTATTGCCACAATCAAAGTTACTCAAGTGTGAAACTGTGGATTGGAATACGCAGTTAGTCAATTTCTCTCGTCAATTGCAACAACGACGCTTACAACAAAACAATCAAGAATTAGAGCTATAG
- a CDS encoding ParM/StbA family protein, protein MNKRSSNSKDYTKVVVTIDLGTSSQKGIAQIYPDGVPIVLAMEPEIADLGVESIEYLSNQVVQDTTVWIGIGEEYYVLGALARSMFAGTSAIRDLKYQYALPKVAAMLWLAIRRLRVKNPDIELYVHLLLPVGEASDGQTLRAKLAQNLKTGIITPTGRLKAKLRSFDVSPEGAGIMAYRSRNVNINYFQKSMGMLMLGYRNASFILSHKGNAIKAESTDLGMNWVVQQFVERTAVGLSKDDLRLIRALAETTVNNFDALRFLSRKTKTEEINADMELFCRILPIVKKEYCRALWRWLRNIAQMDEILVCGGTASFIRQELTEHFDGEGVPICWNGGMELPKYLDTMGLGVRVADVWASHISHIKFLDHEFSYDRQDKPLVPDYYVQPFNSSNVDIEIWQRNGYITTSHSI, encoded by the coding sequence ATGAATAAAAGGAGTAGTAATTCCAAAGACTACACAAAAGTTGTAGTAACTATTGACTTAGGGACAAGTTCCCAGAAAGGAATAGCGCAGATTTATCCAGATGGGGTGCCAATAGTTTTAGCAATGGAACCAGAAATAGCGGATTTAGGGGTAGAGTCAATAGAATATTTGTCAAATCAAGTGGTACAAGATACGACAGTGTGGATAGGGATTGGGGAAGAATACTATGTTCTGGGGGCATTAGCCAGAAGTATGTTTGCGGGGACATCAGCGATTAGGGATTTGAAGTATCAATATGCCTTACCCAAAGTAGCAGCTATGTTATGGTTGGCGATTCGGCGCTTGAGAGTGAAAAACCCAGATATAGAACTATATGTACATTTGTTGTTGCCAGTGGGAGAAGCGTCGGATGGGCAAACGCTCAGAGCCAAACTAGCACAGAATTTAAAAACAGGAATAATCACACCAACAGGAAGGTTAAAAGCGAAATTACGTAGCTTTGATGTCAGTCCAGAAGGTGCGGGGATCATGGCGTATCGTAGTCGTAACGTCAACATTAACTATTTCCAAAAGAGTATGGGAATGCTGATGTTAGGCTATCGCAATGCCAGTTTTATTCTGTCGCACAAGGGAAATGCAATCAAAGCTGAATCCACGGATTTAGGGATGAATTGGGTGGTGCAACAGTTTGTAGAACGGACTGCTGTAGGTCTATCAAAGGATGACTTACGCCTAATAAGAGCTTTAGCCGAAACCACTGTTAACAATTTTGATGCACTAAGATTTTTATCGCGGAAAACCAAAACAGAAGAAATTAATGCTGATATGGAGTTGTTTTGTCGGATTTTACCAATAGTGAAGAAAGAGTATTGCCGTGCTTTATGGCGCTGGTTGAGGAATATTGCCCAAATGGATGAAATCTTAGTTTGTGGTGGGACGGCATCGTTTATACGCCAAGAGCTAACCGAACATTTTGATGGTGAAGGTGTTCCTATTTGTTGGAATGGAGGAATGGAACTACCTAAATATTTAGACACAATGGGATTAGGCGTTAGGGTAGCCGATGTTTGGGCATCCCATATTAGCCATATTAAATTTTTGGATCATGAATTTAGCTATGATCGCCAAGACAAACCTTTAGTCCCTGATTACTATGTTCAACCATTCAATAGTTCTAATGTAGACATTGAGATTTGGCAAAGGAACGGTTATATAACTACTAGCCATTCGATTTAG
- a CDS encoding FHA domain-containing protein translates to MEIRHLYLIVHQNYVTKYYVNRACFAKNNYYVIGSNESSHLLIKDISVSRTHAIIIKKDEQYYLADLDSIDGTKIGGTKLEPRQGYLLSDGCLIQIGQVIIEVEIESEIPAKKFVSEPPTVTATFKPIQTPNHIYRETRQRAGLRLDAIDLRKYSHPILASTKLLNEISLSFLPNEFIVIAGVSGGGKSTLIDALNGQRRARGKVLVDGVDLYKNYHAFKNLIGYVPQDDIVHLNLTVWEAFMFAAQLRVPFLSISEQQQWVEAILQRLHLVERKNVPVKQLSGGQRKRVSIGVELISSPSLFFLDEATSGLDPGTELQIMSLLRSFCDQASTVVLITHATKNVAMAQAPTVGDRRSSSFPRQRWTTGILRAAPVGTRLFWGTRF, encoded by the coding sequence ATGGAGATTAGACATTTATATCTGATAGTCCACCAAAATTATGTCACCAAATACTATGTTAATCGTGCCTGTTTTGCTAAGAACAATTATTATGTAATTGGCAGTAATGAATCATCTCACTTACTAATAAAGGATATAAGCGTAAGTAGGACTCATGCGATTATCATTAAGAAAGATGAGCAGTATTACTTGGCAGATTTAGATAGTATTGATGGAACAAAAATAGGCGGAACAAAGCTAGAACCAAGGCAAGGTTATCTTTTGTCGGACGGTTGTTTAATTCAAATTGGTCAGGTCATCATTGAGGTAGAGATTGAGTCAGAAATTCCAGCGAAAAAGTTTGTTTCAGAGCCACCAACAGTTACAGCAACATTTAAGCCAATTCAAACACCAAATCATATATATAGAGAAACTAGACAAAGAGCAGGACTCAGGCTAGATGCCATCGACTTGCGAAAATATAGCCACCCCATACTCGCCTCGACAAAGTTACTCAATGAAATCTCGCTGTCGTTCTTGCCGAACGAGTTCATTGTTATTGCTGGGGTAAGTGGTGGGGGAAAATCCACATTGATTGATGCACTCAATGGGCAACGACGCGCTAGGGGGAAAGTGTTAGTGGATGGGGTTGACCTGTACAAGAACTATCACGCATTCAAGAACCTCATCGGTTATGTTCCCCAGGATGATATAGTCCATCTTAATTTAACCGTCTGGGAAGCATTCATGTTTGCTGCCCAGCTTCGAGTACCCTTTTTATCAATTAGCGAACAGCAGCAATGGGTAGAAGCAATACTGCAACGTTTGCATCTGGTGGAGCGAAAGAATGTCCCAGTTAAGCAACTCAGTGGAGGACAACGTAAACGAGTCAGTATAGGAGTGGAACTCATCAGCAGCCCCAGTTTGTTTTTTCTAGATGAGGCGACATCCGGGCTAGACCCAGGAACAGAATTACAAATCATGTCGTTGTTACGTTCTTTTTGTGATCAGGCCAGTACCGTAGTCTTAATTACTCATGCGACTAAGAATGTAGCGATGGCGCAAGCGCCCACCGTAGGTGATCGCAGATCAAGTAGTTTTCCTCGCCAAAGGTGGACGACTGGTATATTACGGGCCGCCCCAGTTGGCACTAGACTATTTTGGGGTACAAGATTTTGA
- a CDS encoding ABC transporter permease, which produces MIADQVVFLAKGGRLVYYGPPQLALDYFGVQDFDGIYNLVERQLTPQQWEERFKSSGYYKKFVSDRLQSLPQQNQVPTTDKPNLREQLVVLCQRNLSILLKNKLSLALMLLGAPILGSLNFVLWKVDLFSTKTGNAGQAISMLFVVVVMAIMSGSLAMMPEIAKERPIYKRERSVGLGLAPYLMSKLLLAWVLALYQSAVLLYLMLSAVNVPGADTHTAAMYFTLFLASFGSMVLGLIVSAVAPNLSVAPLIILVLLVFQIVFGGGIQPTENLNTNPNAKAVSELMLSKYSFENLVFLSRMGAEVADDFCWQKSQSQRKKLPAALIAQCNCYNKNVFTKCEFPGLGKITRTSSLNNDLLKANLLIQSILDGYERLIYTDVSRNNWNLIYLIGVMILILFMILLFRG; this is translated from the coding sequence GTGATCGCAGATCAAGTAGTTTTCCTCGCCAAAGGTGGACGACTGGTATATTACGGGCCGCCCCAGTTGGCACTAGACTATTTTGGGGTACAAGATTTTGATGGGATTTACAACTTAGTTGAACGACAACTAACACCGCAACAATGGGAAGAACGGTTCAAATCATCGGGATACTACAAAAAATTTGTAAGCGATCGCCTGCAATCGCTACCACAACAGAACCAAGTACCCACAACAGATAAACCGAATTTGAGAGAACAACTGGTGGTGTTGTGCCAACGTAATCTGTCGATTCTGCTCAAAAATAAGTTGAGCTTGGCATTAATGCTGCTGGGAGCGCCGATTCTAGGGTCACTCAATTTTGTACTGTGGAAAGTTGACTTGTTCAGTACCAAAACTGGGAATGCGGGACAAGCCATTTCCATGCTGTTTGTTGTGGTGGTGATGGCGATTATGTCTGGTTCACTGGCAATGATGCCAGAAATAGCAAAGGAAAGACCAATCTACAAAAGAGAAAGAAGTGTGGGGTTGGGATTAGCACCTTATTTGATGTCTAAGCTGCTTCTGGCTTGGGTACTGGCTTTATACCAGTCGGCGGTACTGCTTTATCTAATGCTGTCAGCAGTGAATGTTCCTGGTGCTGATACTCATACAGCAGCAATGTACTTTACCCTGTTTCTGGCATCGTTTGGCAGTATGGTGTTGGGTTTGATTGTTAGTGCCGTTGCACCGAATCTTAGTGTTGCCCCCTTGATAATACTCGTTTTGTTAGTTTTTCAAATCGTCTTTGGTGGTGGAATACAGCCGACAGAGAACTTAAATACTAATCCCAATGCCAAAGCGGTGAGTGAATTGATGCTGTCAAAATACTCGTTTGAAAATTTAGTATTTCTGTCAAGAATGGGTGCAGAAGTGGCTGATGACTTTTGTTGGCAGAAGTCTCAAAGCCAAAGAAAAAAATTACCTGCTGCATTGATAGCCCAATGCAACTGTTACAACAAAAATGTATTCACCAAGTGCGAATTTCCCGGTCTAGGGAAGATAACGAGAACATCGTCACTGAACAATGATTTGTTAAAGGCTAATTTATTGATTCAAAGTATTCTGGATGGTTATGAACGGCTTATCTATACCGATGTATCCCGAAATAATTGGAATCTAATTTATTTGATTGGGGTCATGATATTGATATTGTTTATGATTCTGCTTTTCAGAGGTTAG
- a CDS encoding AIPR family protein: MPKNWTLKVDQYINANSNCIIATAHVESFPTDLPLEPNIREPNPKSSTYKQLFDSLTTQPEKFFQRSNGIVLCVNKVKSKSKTELELEILQANEGGADGIINGGHTVLAFEQARANKYDLTLARVKVTIHIGLSENEALDIALASNTSAPVDARSKVNARGDYKFIKHFLGRLENEEDIKFRIAYYQNQSGAPKSPQCNINHLIKLMNCLDRNKYNPDSKSRTKHPPVSNTPSLSDAERQRLSKLLPLLPKGLWIEQRLFNIIEEHITNPRKKGTIDLASIDPRKNTLLSDSRYSFGFGAPADIAMPIVAAYRVFLDENYNWLIPFDDFAEDFLQHLWANYYRKYLVSEKLAGNTVGSKICRNPVIWDNLYVSAQSYLNQRLLKMVGSNNNKREQLTLAN; encoded by the coding sequence ATGCCGAAAAATTGGACGTTGAAAGTTGACCAATATATCAATGCAAATTCTAATTGCATTATCGCTACTGCTCATGTAGAGAGTTTCCCAACCGACCTACCACTAGAACCAAATATCCGAGAGCCAAATCCTAAAAGCTCAACCTACAAACAACTATTTGATTCACTTACCACCCAGCCGGAAAAATTCTTTCAAAGAAGTAACGGAATTGTGCTGTGTGTTAATAAAGTTAAGTCGAAAAGTAAAACTGAACTAGAGCTAGAGATACTACAAGCAAATGAAGGTGGTGCTGATGGCATCATCAACGGTGGTCATACAGTATTAGCATTTGAACAAGCTAGAGCAAACAAGTACGACCTCACTCTTGCCAGAGTCAAAGTCACAATCCACATTGGGTTAAGTGAAAATGAGGCTCTTGATATCGCCCTAGCATCAAACACCTCAGCCCCAGTAGATGCGCGTTCCAAAGTGAACGCCAGGGGTGACTATAAATTTATCAAACACTTTTTAGGGCGCTTAGAGAACGAAGAAGATATTAAATTCCGTATAGCTTACTACCAGAACCAAAGCGGTGCGCCAAAAAGTCCACAGTGCAATATCAACCATTTAATTAAATTGATGAACTGCTTGGATAGGAATAAATACAACCCAGACAGCAAAAGCAGAACCAAGCACCCACCAGTGAGTAATACCCCATCATTGAGTGATGCGGAAAGACAACGGTTATCGAAATTGTTGCCACTACTGCCCAAAGGGTTATGGATTGAGCAAAGGCTGTTCAATATCATTGAAGAACACATTACCAACCCCAGAAAAAAAGGAACCATAGACTTAGCTTCAATCGACCCGCGCAAGAATACACTCTTAAGCGACAGCCGCTATTCATTTGGTTTTGGTGCGCCTGCGGATATTGCCATGCCCATTGTTGCTGCTTATCGCGTGTTCTTGGACGAGAACTATAACTGGTTAATTCCTTTTGATGATTTCGCGGAGGATTTTTTACAACATCTGTGGGCTAACTATTACCGCAAGTATTTGGTTTCCGAGAAATTGGCTGGTAATACAGTAGGTAGCAAAATCTGTCGTAACCCAGTGATTTGGGACAACCTCTACGTTTCGGCACAGAGTTACCTAAATCAACGGTTGCTGAAGATGGTTGGTTCAAATAATAACAAGCGTGAACAATTAACCTTAGCGAATTAA
- a CDS encoding tetratricopeptide repeat protein has protein sequence MALNPNFADVHNAIGLVQFGIGKYEGAIEMFENAIALNPNFAEAYNNRGLSRLKICHKSEFPKIVEDYNQALALNPNLVEAYLNRADIYKNYIGDFDAAMQDYQKIISLEPNRVEPYINVAHIHLTLGNLEESLGQLEKALSLNSDCPEAYCGRGTVRFHLGDKEGAKKDLFLAFDLYEAQGNIVYCVFTRSLIMSLFKDYEVYKDLFAIESKMKEKK, from the coding sequence ATGGCGCTTAATCCAAACTTTGCAGATGTTCACAATGCTATAGGATTAGTTCAGTTTGGTATTGGCAAATACGAAGGCGCAATTGAAATGTTTGAGAATGCTATTGCTCTCAATCCAAACTTTGCAGAAGCCTACAATAATCGCGGTTTATCCCGTCTAAAAATCTGTCACAAATCGGAGTTTCCCAAAATTGTTGAGGATTATAATCAGGCACTCGCTCTCAATCCCAATTTGGTTGAAGCTTATTTAAATAGGGCAGATATCTATAAGAATTACATTGGTGATTTTGATGCGGCAATGCAGGATTATCAAAAAATAATCTCGCTTGAGCCTAATCGGGTAGAGCCTTATATCAACGTAGCTCACATTCATTTAACATTAGGGAATTTAGAAGAATCGCTTGGTCAATTAGAAAAGGCATTGTCTTTAAATTCTGATTGTCCAGAAGCTTATTGTGGAAGGGGAACAGTTAGGTTTCATTTGGGTGATAAAGAGGGGGCAAAAAAAGATTTGTTCTTGGCATTTGATTTATACGAAGCGCAGGGAAATATAGTTTATTGCGTTTTCACAAGGAGTTTAATCATGAGTTTATTTAAGGATTATGAAGTGTATAAAGATTTATTTGCTATTGAAAGTAAGATGAAAGAAAAAAAATAA
- a CDS encoding uroporphyrinogen-III synthase produces MNSHKSSSINKYSSLKPLSGVTVVVTRASEQSNQFVGLLEQVGATALSMSCLCIYPPSSYEKLDEAIANLHQFDWLIFTSTNGIDYFLERLTRLGYNTNVLANIKIAVVGQKTAARLQEYGLKVDFFPPDFVSDSLIASFPNRDNLQGTKILYPQLEAGGRENIVEELTSLGAEVQAVPTYQSNCTTEIPLLITQAFLSGKIDVVTFASPKTVRCFRESVKLINAESVLDNICIASIGPVTSEACRSILNRVDVEANPYTLDGLTDAIVQWKQAKNIWANQPIS; encoded by the coding sequence ATGAACAGTCACAAAAGCTCATCAATTAATAAATATTCTTCACTAAAACCTTTGAGTGGTGTTACAGTTGTTGTCACCCGTGCATCTGAACAATCAAACCAATTTGTGGGTTTATTAGAACAAGTTGGTGCCACGGCATTATCGATGTCTTGCTTATGTATTTATCCACCTTCGAGTTATGAAAAACTAGATGAGGCGATCGCTAACTTACATCAGTTTGATTGGTTGATTTTTACGTCAACGAATGGCATAGATTACTTTCTGGAAAGATTAACTAGATTAGGTTATAATACAAACGTACTTGCGAACATCAAGATAGCTGTAGTCGGACAAAAAACAGCAGCACGACTACAAGAATATGGTTTAAAAGTAGATTTTTTCCCACCAGATTTTGTCTCAGATTCTCTAATTGCATCATTTCCCAATCGGGATAATCTTCAAGGCACTAAAATCCTTTATCCCCAATTAGAGGCAGGTGGGCGAGAAAATATTGTCGAGGAACTTACTTCATTAGGTGCAGAAGTACAAGCTGTACCAACTTATCAATCGAATTGTACAACTGAAATCCCACTATTAATTACCCAGGCTTTTCTTTCAGGTAAAATTGATGTGGTCACGTTTGCCAGTCCTAAGACAGTAAGATGCTTCCGTGAGTCAGTTAAATTAATTAATGCCGAATCTGTTCTAGACAATATTTGTATTGCATCTATCGGGCCAGTTACCTCAGAGGCTTGCCGAAGTATTTTGAACAGGGTTGATGTTGAAGCTAACCCTTACACTCTTGATGGTTTAACAGATGCTATTGTACAGTGGAAGCAAGCGAAAAATATTTGGGCTAATCAGCCTATAAGCTAA
- a CDS encoding calcium-binding protein: MATFTFNPTITFEVGDGFFSEPFDGQGDADAVFPGNFDTVVLGSSGENSENAEFDISGFSLPSQDIITSATFQVVISSTQVGGLGVGFGENPTLLGVAGYVGNGLVNAADFQAGSLIDAVDISSLFVGQVLTFDITDFVQNLVSNGDSFVGLAVRALDFGGLALSPNPRLTITTSTGLNGLILEGTDTDDILNGSADNDSLSGNAGNDLLNGGTGNDVLNGGVGNDVLNGDAGNDVLNGDAGNDILYGSDGDDILSGQAGNNYLNGGAGIDTIVETGTDLIKFTLTNNKLTTTTILGNSVDRFLNIEQVQLKGDDGDNIIDASRFTLGNVILEGGGGNDVLRGGAGNDILRGDSVGFNNSTPAGNDTLFGGAGNDSLNGGGGNDVLNGGIGDDTLNGGTGDDTLFGGAGNDSLNGSTGNDILDGGTGNNTLAGGTGNDTYYINSINDNIIESSFADTDTVISSVDWLLGDNLENLVLTGNRSLNGIGNSLNNTLTGNSGANVLAGRDGDDQLLGLAGKDTLNGGNGNDTLDGGAGNDQLIGGVGADVLTGGDGRDSFFLRVPNYDSYYPYYPYYPPSDGFDTITDFNLADDKLVVSIAEFGLAQPLGVLNSNIFQLGSSATNASDRFIYDQSTGNLFFDTDGSGSAYQVQITQLSNQVALTNTNIVLIA, translated from the coding sequence ATGGCAACTTTTACATTTAACCCAACAATCACCTTTGAAGTAGGAGATGGTTTTTTCTCAGAACCATTTGATGGTCAAGGTGATGCTGACGCAGTGTTTCCAGGTAATTTTGATACTGTAGTTCTCGGTTCAAGTGGAGAAAACAGCGAAAATGCCGAATTCGATATCAGTGGATTTTCTCTTCCTTCTCAAGACATCATTACTAGCGCAACGTTTCAAGTTGTGATTTCCAGCACACAGGTAGGAGGGTTGGGAGTAGGCTTTGGCGAAAACCCAACACTTCTGGGCGTGGCTGGTTACGTAGGTAACGGCTTAGTTAATGCTGCCGATTTTCAGGCTGGAAGTTTAATAGATGCCGTAGATATCTCATCACTTTTTGTTGGTCAAGTACTGACATTTGACATTACTGATTTTGTTCAAAACTTAGTTAGTAATGGTGATTCATTTGTCGGTTTAGCCGTCCGTGCTTTAGACTTTGGAGGTTTGGCGCTTTCTCCTAATCCCAGACTAACAATTACCACAAGTACAGGATTAAATGGGCTAATCCTAGAAGGCACGGATACAGACGACATTCTCAATGGTAGTGCTGACAATGATAGCCTCTCTGGTAATGCAGGAAACGATCTCCTCAATGGTGGTACAGGTAATGATGTCCTCAACGGTGGTGTAGGTAATGATGTCCTCAATGGTGATGCAGGTAATGATGTCCTCAATGGTGATGCAGGTAATGATATCCTGTACGGCTCTGATGGCGATGATATCCTCAGTGGACAAGCCGGTAATAATTACCTCAATGGCGGTGCTGGGATTGATACGATAGTTGAAACTGGAACAGATTTAATTAAATTTACTTTAACCAATAACAAACTTACTACCACAACCATTTTAGGTAACAGCGTAGATAGGTTCTTAAATATTGAACAGGTTCAGCTAAAAGGTGATGATGGGGATAATATCATCGATGCCTCTAGATTCACATTAGGGAACGTCATCCTTGAAGGGGGTGGTGGCAATGATGTTCTCAGAGGTGGTGCTGGTAATGATATTCTGCGTGGTGATTCAGTTGGTTTCAATAATTCTACTCCTGCTGGCAATGATACCTTGTTTGGTGGTGCTGGTAACGATTCACTCAATGGTGGTGGTGGTAATGATGTTCTTAATGGCGGAATAGGTGATGATACCCTCAATGGTGGGACAGGCGATGATACCTTGTTTGGCGGTGCTGGTAATGATTCACTCAATGGCTCAACAGGTAATGATATTCTTGATGGCGGTACGGGTAATAATACTCTGGCGGGAGGTACTGGTAATGATACTTACTACATAAATAGTATTAACGACAACATTATTGAATCGTCTTTTGCAGATACAGACACAGTTATATCTTCCGTGGATTGGCTATTGGGAGATAACCTAGAAAACTTAGTACTCACCGGCAACCGTAGTCTTAATGGCATCGGAAATAGCCTTAACAATACTTTGACTGGTAATAGTGGTGCTAATGTTTTAGCTGGGCGTGATGGTGATGACCAACTATTGGGACTAGCAGGTAAAGACACTCTTAATGGTGGCAACGGCAATGATACTTTAGATGGTGGTGCAGGTAATGACCAGCTTATTGGTGGAGTGGGTGCAGATGTTTTAACTGGTGGTGATGGTCGCGATAGTTTCTTTTTGCGTGTTCCCAACTACGATAGTTACTATCCTTATTATCCCTATTATCCGCCTAGTGATGGCTTTGATACTATCACTGACTTTAATCTTGCTGACGACAAACTGGTGGTTTCCATTGCCGAATTTGGACTAGCTCAACCTTTGGGTGTACTTAACTCCAATATTTTCCAGCTTGGTAGCTCTGCAACAAATGCAAGCGATCGCTTTATCTACGATCAATCCACTGGTAATCTGTTTTTTGATACTGATGGCAGTGGTAGCGCTTACCAAGTTCAGATCACACAGCTTTCAAATCAGGTAGCACTGACTAACACTAATATTGTCCTGATCGCATAG